In Amyelois transitella isolate CPQ chromosome W, ilAmyTran1.1, whole genome shotgun sequence, the genomic stretch ACTCCCAGCGCTACGCGGTTCTATTGCGTCAGCGCCCCCACCTGCCGTGTGTTACAAGCTACGACGTTCTACGGCCGGCGAGCTACGACTGCTACGAGACTCGAACCCCACCACAAGACAGCTGTCTACGAAGTTATTCTCGTagcacataaaataaaccgTCTAGGTGCTTGATTAAACTACTACGTTGCGGATGCGTACTGTGCCtactaaaaataatcacaACAACGTTCACAGCTCGTATTTGCTACTATAAAATTGCAAATCGACAAGGAGGAAAAGGGATTGACAGTTATCCTCTGCTTTTATTCGTTGATTTCTGCCTGAAGCCGTGTGGACCGATATTGTAAACTATTTTTGCTTGAGAAAGTATAATCCATAGGCTAGTTTGCGATGAAACGTACTCCTCCACCTACTCCTAACTCAGTTTCCGCACCTAATATCAGCACGCTGGAGTCAGATTTACCTGCGCAACGGTCTCCATATGAAAGCGTAAATATAACTCAGAAGAGTTTTAAAAGACCGCGCGATGAATTTGGCGAACTAAAGGGGTACCTGCTCGACATCATAATAGCATCGAAACaagaacaaaattataagCTCAACACCTTGATAAGTTCAGTCACCGAGATTAAGGAACAAAATAACGACATACGGAATTCAGTGGAATTCGTATCTGCAAGATATGACGAGATTGCCACAAGAGAGTACATAAAACAACTAGAAGCGAAGGTGGAGAATTTGGAACGACAGTTAAAGTCCTCATCTATCGAGCTGCGTAATATCCCAAGCCAGATAAACGAGACAAAGGAAGACTTAATTAACATTGTTAAGGCTGCGGGAACAGCGCTGGACCTCCACGTTGAGACCTCAACGATCAAAGACGTG encodes the following:
- the LOC106139142 gene encoding uncharacterized protein LOC106139142, with the translated sequence MKRTPPPTPNSVSAPNISTLESDLPAQRSPYESVNITQKSFKRPRDEFGELKGYLLDIIIASKQEQNYKLNTLISSVTEIKEQNNDIRNSVEFVSARYDEIATREYIKQLEAKVENLERQLKSSSIELRNIPSQINETKEDLINIVKAAGTALDLHVETSTIKDVYRVHGKTNNKTIVAELNSVVLKENLIKAVKNHNKKNPEKKFSTANLKVEGPSIPVYLSESLPAKSRKLFYLARNTASASGFKYCWTHNGRVFLRKTDGSPLIRVECEEDINSLAIQ